The nucleotide window GAAAGATTAAAACTATGATTAACAAGTCATAGAGATTGTAATGCCAGAGGAATGGTAGTAGCTATACATAACAAATTACCGGTATTGTAGGATCTTGAAGAacggaaagaaaatatttatgtccATGGTCGCGCACTAGATCTGCCTGACACGTCTATAATATTATACTAGTTAGTTCATaaacaattgattgattcatATATAGATATAGTAATGAAACAGACGTTGAACATACACTGTCCACCGCAAGGATTTTTGCCCATATGAAAACTAACAAGGGTCTTAATTCTCTTGCATTGCTCTGTAGTAATTTCAAAACGTAAGGAAATATCCCAACACTTAGGGCTAGGTTTACAGCCCATGGTCCAAGGTCAAGGAACTTTCCAAGCAACTCCAAAGCTCTGAGCCTATGTACTTGGCTCAGCAATACTTGTAATACAATTGGCAGTTGTTCGGGAGGGTTGCGAGACTTTGAACCTAACGTAAGCCATACTTGGAAGGCTGTGAGTTGTTCTTCGAAAAATGGCGAGTGAACAAATAAAGTCTCCGATTCCAATACCGCTGCTAGTTGAGCTAAAGAGAGGTCAAGAGCCAAATCCCAAGCCTGCCACATTGGGTGCTgcacaaaaaagaaattcatttctATTATCGGCTCAGTTATGGATATGGTAACTAATTTCAAGTGATTGTACCTGTGACTTGTATAACGAAACCATTTGCTCATTATAGACTTAAATATCTTCGAATTGTGTTTTGATTTACTGTCAAATTCAACTGCCAGATATAAATAATGTTAGAAGCTTATCTTAAAAGCTATTACGTCCTGAGCCAgttcctttttgtttttgtaagaACTCGATCATTAACATAAGAATGATTCGGTCCAAAGTGTTACTCACTTGAAACGTTGGTGGTAGTTTTGGGAATGAAACAGGTGTACAGTCATAGGATCGAAGGATCCTTTCCGCCAACAAAAAGTTTCTAAATAAACTAGCTACTAGTAAGTCTTGTCTAAATAATCTTTGGAACAGATCTGAAAAAGACAAAATAGTCCTTTGAGTAATCAACTGGTATCCACATCTAATGTTTCTAGAAAAAGAGGTATTGATATACCTCTAGGTAACGTATTCCAAGCAATGGTGTCTGTTATAGCCGTAAAGATCCAATTTAGTTCGCCTAGCATCGTCCTGCGATCTGACAACTGACCTGGtattctacaaaaaaaaaaaaaataataataataaataaataaaataaacatcaATCTTCATCTTCATTACTATCatattgtgtgaaaaatttaggACAGTTGACATGTGGAACTTACTTATCGATAAGGTCTAGGGACACCTTAGGCACTAATTTTGATGTATTCTGCATGACGAACCTGTAAACGAGATTAAATAAGACAGATTTATACCAGTCAATTACCACTACAACAGTTTTAGATACTATGGTTTATTCATCTCACCAGCGTAATGCAATTGTAATGGGAGTTGTAAGACAAGCTGTGAATATATCTGCAGGCAAATCAGGATTCATCGGAAGTATTTGACTAGCAGCACAAGCTGCCAGCTGTATACAATTCTTGTAAGAAGGGGCAGTCGCGCTGGCTACGCCCGCCGTCCTATTGTGCTGAACTGCCTGCTTTTCcatctgtgaaaaaaagaaaatataatgtCGGCGAAAAAGTATGTTCTCCTTCCGTAATTTGAAACTTCACTGTACATAAAGTTTTTAAACCGACACTAAAGATGTGTGcatgaagaacaaaaaatgtgAGAATATAGAACCAGTGATTGGCATTTACAGCAATTCATAGAAATATATGATATTCTGGTCGAAACTAAGATTCAAATTCTTAAGTGAATGAATTCAACTTGAGCAATGCTAGTATTGTTTTCACACTTGAGAGTCATGTATCTCTGACATTAAATATGTAAGTTATGCAGTAATTTGACCTCGTATTCCCGTTCATGCTGTTCAGCAAACTGCTGAAAGGAATCAACGATGATTCCAGCATTTGAACAGTCGTATACATAGATAGAAGGTGCTCCCATCCATGTTTGCAGATCATACACCGACAGAGGAATGTACTGCGTGTATgtctgaaaagaaaaatacaactGGTTAGTGATTACAGTGATATTTTATAATCCGTGGTAATTGGTGATGGTTCACTTATTGTGATATTTGGAAAGGATTTACGATTCTGCAATGAAATATCAAGCTTGCTAGACGACTAACCCTGTTGAAAACCCATATTTCTCCATTGCTGGTGGGTTTAGGAACTCCGTGACCGTTATAGTGGAATAGAACCCTCTCCTCCTTGGCATTGCGGCGCAATGACGTGCATAGTTTTTTTACTTCCTCGACAGTCGGATCAAGGCTTTGCTTGTACCTTGCACGTGGTTGCCATCGCTCATACTGCAGTTGAAGGTTTTTTCCAATCATCTCTAGAGCCTTTTGTGGGCTCATCAACTGTGGGTCTGCCCATAATATGTATCATATTACAATCGGAGTGAAAAAGTATCTGgggttggaatgttggtagTTTGAATGTTTAAACATTGCATGAAAGGCATTAGATTGAAGTAATCATCGACACTACATTCGTTTTTATCGGCATTCAGtattaatgaataaatgagTTTTTGATCAAACATTGAATCAATTGAAACTTCAGTAAAAACCTGCATTATCGACCGGACAAAAGGAGCGGTTACACGAGGCGAGAAAAGACAACATAACCTAAGTACGCCGTGGTTGTTACATAATTGGCATGACAAAGAACGttgatgtaaataaataaaggaaaGTCATGAAATACCGATCCAACACTCGAGTCGAGCACAGGGTTGAGTTTTGACGACGTCCGGTGGATCGACGCCAACATTGAGGCATAAAACGAGCGCGACGCTCACAGTTTTCATCTGGAAGTGTGACATCATGGTCATGACAAGATCACATGGTCCGCTCGACTATATCGATTAATATTTGACGCAGAATATGCAGCCGATGGGGTTGATATCTGTCAAAAAACATACCCGTTCCTTCATTCGCCATGTCTGCGTGATGCAATTAACCCCTTCAATCGTCGCTGTGTGCCTCGGCTTGTTGAAAGCGATTGGTAATTTCCAGTCGACGTCGTCTGGatgtgtattattatactgATCGTGTTTGTTCCCGTTTCGGTTATCCACGCTCTCCGACATTGTTGGCGAGTAAAATAAATCACCAGTAACCATACATTGATGACACTTCTTTACAGAATCAACAAACGcatttcaccaattttttcttctacagCTCAAATTATCTCCACGCTATTACGCCTTCGCAAGTTTATTTTATGAGCCACCATGTTGATTACGCCTGTGTTACACGCTACTGTTTTCGTTCCATCCTCAGCTCGGGCTCTTGACATTAAACCTGTCTTCGCGTCGgattgattatttcaattttctccgaCTAACCATCACCGAATCTTATCAACGGCTCACCCattgaaatctttttttctcaattttttcttatatattCCCTCTTAAATTTGCTACACGATTTCATGACCACGCGGACGGCGCAAGGTCCACGGTAAGCCACggttttctctctccctctctgtcTAATTTTTCCCCTGTCGGTAACACAGGTTTCTACACTCTTATGGCTGCTACCCATATACGCATAGGTACACATTTATTACGACGTTTTACCACTCCAAGTTACTCGTCACTTGCATTAAATCTCCTTATAAATCTTctgtatttaattttgtttactCTTTCCTATTTTGAGTTTCTGAACTATGATTCAACGTCTTACAAGGCTGAATCTTTATTGCATTTCGGTGCCGACTTATCATTGCTTccgtaataaaaaatgtataaaactAGGAAagataaatcaatttttattacaatacttagaaaatttttgattctgACTTGATGAATATAAATTCTTTGTGatcagtttatttttattacgtaaGGTTTCACGGACATGTCTCCTTGTCTGTTTACAACCggattcaataaataattcatattATTTGTTCGCAGATACCTAAGTGCTACGTAGCTATTTTGatgtatttggaaaaaaaattgtagagcATGTATTCATTGTTATATAGTTACCATATTTATGATATTTACAAAGAATCGTGCTTTTCTTTCTTAATCACATATTAGAGTCTAAGAAGTTGATGTCAACCAGTCCCAAAGAAACTGCTTTTGACAATGAGTTTCTGTTTCCTCCTGCTGTAGGACTATTTGAATATCAGAGATTTTGAAGACTATTTACTCTATGATTTACTGTACCATTATAATTACCATATCTTCTACTACCTACATCATTAAGTTTAATATTGCTCAAAGCAGAATGATAACATATGTTGACCAATGTCATAATATCCTTATATTACTGCTCACTCTTGTTTTGAAAGTATTTCAAAGTCAACACCTTAATCTTGCggatgtttaaaaattacacATAAATGTAGATAAGCGAATAAAAGAACCACACCCAGTCGACCAACTTGATTTGAGTAcggcaaaaataaaatttacacgaattaaaataaattcaaaataattagCACATAAGTCTTTTCAGTTCGCTTCAGTTCGCGTTTATTCTGTTTCTGGGTGTATTTAATTCCATTCAATTCATTTTGGTTTACTGGGTAGCCTATTCATGTTCTTAAGTTTCTTCGTAATTCAAAAGGTCTTCTGATTATTTCACCCAAGTCTGTATAGAATTTGAAATAGGGTAGACAAATGGTGTCTCTTCCTTTATGTAAATGTGTTAttgacaacaaaaaaaaaaaatatgaaagtcGTAAAAGCAGCAGAATTTGCTTTGCATCGCATTGAGAGCTGCATATTCACACATTATTATAGTCAagagaaacaattttataGATGCCAAATCCTTATTTCTTCATGACTCGGGTGGTtttgtttgcaatttttatttttcagatgtTTCAAACTCCTTTATTACTGCTTGATAGTCACTCACTAAAGGTTTGCCTTCATGTTCTTCTTCTCGATTATCTGCTGTATCTCTTCCAGCCTGTGTTATTCCTATAGTATTATTGTCTGCTGTTTCACTTTTCGTCTGTTCAAAAATTGGCACTGTTGCACTTCTCGTCATTTCAACTGTATTATCtgaaatagaaattttacTGTACTGCACGGAACTGTAATTCGCTCAATCCATCATTCTTCCCCCCCTAATTCAGAACCGAATTTTAGATTTGTCTgccattttcactttttattgCATGTGTTGAAAAACTAGGGTGAGGAAACCTTCAACCTCAAAAGTTCCAAAtctttgaggaaaaataaactttcatATTTTGGTAATTGAGGGACTgatctttttttaattatttttgagATGCAATGTGCAGATAGctggacgaaaaaaaaacacaaaaattgtCATCGATGTAAAAgcgtccaaatttttcaaaaaaagatcAGTTCCTGCATGGGGGTGGTTTCTGCTCTTGAAAAACTCACGTGTTGACGAATAAAgcgtatattttcaatttccacagaacgaaaattgattcttatttttcgcTTCAAAATTCATGTCCTTCTTTctgtaaaatcaaatttcgtaGATTGGGTTTGAACAAGAATGGctatcaaataaaattttttgggcgttttttttaaacccaGTATTTCTTTGTTCAAAAAGTTTGTTCAAGTTAACATAAAATTAAGTCATAGTAATAATAGCTACTTTTGATAGTATCTAAGATATAAGTTATTGtgcatacttttttttcttaattcatcattttataaaattcactTCTTAGAAACTTATCCATGTAAATGTCGCAAGGGgagtttttttaacgttaaATTGGACGGagctatttgaaaaaatatgtttaatcgAGTAAAAAACACtactaaaaaatttgtcatatttattttgcagTCATTTTATGGTTTTATCGAAAGTTCAAGGACTCAAACTTTCAAtaagggaaaaataaaaacgaattttcgTTCAGTGGTACTTGGAAATACACGgcgtcgatattttttatatttttttataaaatttgtagTTCTGGCCTCGAAAACCTTTTTCCTATCTTTCCTTATGAATCACCTGCAAGCCGGAATAACCATTCAAAACACgagaaataaaagtttttcctCACAGAGAAAATGTTACAGGTTTAATACTTTTCTAATATTTCATCACCTCTTATTACGCAAAATGAGATTTGAAAATAGCAAATAaatctcgatttttttatGCCGGATGACTGAATGAAAGTTGGTGCAAGCTGCCATTTACTTGAAAAGTATAGGATATATGCATAAAAAATTGGACtattgaatataatttatataagaTCAGATGCGACTATGAggttgaaaagaaataataaatgcaAGGTTAGCAGATTTGCAGAATTCACCAGATATGTGAAGAGAACTCGAAATGAGTCGCTATAAATCTAAACAAGTCAGTTACACAAAGATTATAATTGTGCATCATAATTTAAGATACCACACGCCGTTTACAGTCATGTATGCAGATTGTAAAGTCAACGCTGCAAACTTATTACTTCCTGGCAACGTGTTCATATATTTATCCAGCATTGTACTCACAGAAAAGTTTACCAACGATATCCTCTTCGTTCTTTGCATGTCTTAGATTTTTTATACCACCAagtgattcaattttcttgaacACTTTTGCGTTCAGGCGTATGAACATTAAGCACTGCCCTTTCTTCTCAAAGTCATTAATCATCGCTTCGATGCACTAGAAAAGTGGGATAACATATTCCAACAGCTTCTTTAAAGTTAAGTGATGACGTATTGTTGAAAAGTATTCTGCATAATAGTTTCTACGAAACATAATTTATTTGGAAAAGTTTATACAAACGGAATTCAGCAGAAAGTATTTTTCTTACCTTCATCCCTGTGTAATCAATGCTTTTGAAGCCATCGCAGTCCAAAACTACGGGAAGTAtatttttcccttctttcACTGCAGCCTGATTTGCGTTATTACGTAAAAAATCTACCGCTGGATAATATAATCCAATGTCTGGCTTTATTAGGATGTATTTATCCCCGTCAGCAGTCTGTGGAAAACATAAAAACAGTCGTTTAGTCTCCatatgagaaaattttgctGAACACATATATTCTGGAAAGCTAGAGTGGCAATTAGATTTAACTGGGAATCTCATAAACCGTTTTGATTATCAAGCAGAGGCGTCGATTACGCACCTTGCATTTTGATATCTCTATATTTGGTCTTGCCCACGCGTGTAGCAGATAGAGTATGTTCAACGTGACTCCGAACAGCAGTCCATATTCAACTGATATAATGCATGCAACGAACGTAGTAATTGTCGCCGCCATGtctttttctaaaaatgaaataattataagcCTTTAACGGACATGAATTTAGTGAAAAAAGGAATAGCTTAATCATTTGGTTATTTATGGTGATTGGAGAAATATTGTAACTCACTATTTCCTTTCCACAGTATTGGAATTATGCTCCATTCTATCATGAATATCACTGCGCCTATAAGAACAGCGGCTAGCGAAGCTCGTGGAATGTAATAGAAATAGGGTGTAAGGAAGCTCAAAGCTAACAAAGTCAAGACCCCTGTAATCacaagaaacaaaatattcgTTAGTTACTTTATGCAGTTTTAGCTTGTATCATATTTAGAAGACTTACCAGCATAGAGACCAGACAAGGGTGTTCTTACGCCACTTGAATTACTCACTGCACTTCTACTGAACGCACCGCATGTTGGCATCGACTGGACAAGGCTACCAAATATGTTGCACAAACCCAAACTGCGCATTTCTTGAGCTGCATCGACTCCCTTGTCACTTGCTTGAAACAGGTTCGCTTGATTAAGAACATCAGAAGTTGAAATCCATCACTTTTCATTATATTTACAAACAGAATAGTTTACCGAACACTTTAGCGATTGAAACATTAGCTAACACAGCAACTAGAGGAATGATGAAAATTCCAGATCCTAGCTGCGAGCACATTTCGACGAAGGTATATGTTTGATTGCCGTTTTGTGTACTGAACGGAGGTAGACCAAAAGATGGAAGCCCTGGCTCAACTTTACCTGTGAACATGAATTGAGAAAGGAGTCCGCGTCTGTCAGTTTATAGTGCAGAATAGACTTAGAAAAACTATTGATAAACTTACCGGAAAGTACGAAAGGGGATTTGCCAGCTCTTTCCATTATAAACGCAATAATGGTTGTGATTAATATGAGTAGAGCATTGCGACCGATGGAAAGAAACCACAATAACTTTTTCACAAATCTTTGCTTTTTTTCACTCAGGCGACAGCGTAGATTCACATTGTTGAGTCTCTGTAAGAATTAATTATCTCTCTTAGAGGTatgtgacaaaatttttcaaacgttccACTAATTAAAGCTGCAGGAAAAAATAGTACAAGATTTTCTCTACCCTGAATGTCAGTAGAAATATGATACTTGATACACCGATCAGGGTATCACCAATTCGAATGTCACCAATATGCTGGAATGCTTTAAAAATCTTCTCGACATTGGAAGACGTTTTGTATTCAAGACCAAGCAGTCTTTCTAGTTGTCCGAGAATAATGATCACCGATGTAGCTGAGGTAAATCCTGATGTAACAGGCGTCGAGATAAAATCCACCAAGAATCCTGTCAGAATTAAACATCATCTGTGTCGATATTCGACGTTTACGAACGCAACTTCAACATAATAAAATATGCTGTTCAATTAACAACTTTTATACTATACGAATTTGTTGATATTAACGCTGCAGGCAATTTAATTGTAcattcgtcattttttcatcatcacgAACCGAAGTTAAGCAGTCCAAATAGTAATTCCATGCATCCGGAGAGAAAACCAAGGAGAAATACAAAGTCTATCGGCAGGCCTCGGGTATATTCATTTGTCAAGAGTGACATTAAAGAAGTAGGGCCAATGGATACTTCtttgatttttccaaaaaatatgtaaatcaAACTACCCGCAAAGGCAGAATAGAGTCCGTACTGTAGAAGAAACTTATTTTCAATACAATGaaaaacgattaatttttaccacatcgcattttcttaatttcaattttgtgcATACCTGAGCAGACACTCCAGCTAACGCAGCGTATGCTATGCTTTGAGGAATCATGGTCAGCCCTAGTGTTATCCCTGCAATTAAATCCGAGACCGCATCGAGGTGTGTGTATCGTGGAAACCATTCCAGTATAGGTATAAATCGGGAGATTTTATCCACGCAGGTTGAAGATTCAACTTTATCCTcatcttcctcttcctcgATCGTAATCGATCCTTTCATTGATattactttaaaaaattcaaacattaGCACATAGCAAGTTGGAGGTAAATCCAAATTTTAATTCCAACATACAGTACCTGgataattacatttttattagaaaaataataaaataccaTACAGGGCAGAGCAATCGACATAGTTCACAAACGTTTTGAATATGACTTGGGCTTTTGACGGATATCTAAACTtgatacttacaattagacatTCGCAGCGGTGATACTTGGAATGGATATTGATAGAAGTTTTATGCGAAGAACACGTTGGTATATCACGAAGAGATATAATGATATAAATCGAATGTTGCATCTCTACGGTGTAAGTGCGTCAATAATTCTTATCTGGGTGACTTGAGTCAACATTAAACAGTGAAATCCACGTAAATTCACACCTTGCAAAGCTTCCATTCGCGATATTTTTATGACCTAGAAAAGTGCCACTGGATTGATAAGGTTTTTAcctaatgataaaaaatacgtttcCACACTCATGTATATTAGTCTGCATCTGTAAGGAATAGGCATTTATAACGCATTTAACCGTATGTACAGCAGCATTCTCGCCATCCTTGTACACACAAAAGTTTTATGAGTTATGATGCTCGTAAGAAAATATCATCTAAAACAGCAAGAAACAAAGCGATTTTAATGATTTATTGCACATCACTATTTGCACAGCACTTGACAACTGAATTCGGTGACTATTTATAATTACAATCACTATGATGTATCAAATGGTAGATTATTTATAGGAAAATAGTATACAaatcgtgaataaaaaaaatttgaaatactgaataattattaaatctGCTTAAATAAAATGCATTCGATTATCGTTAAATATCTTAGTGACTTGAATTTATGTGTATTAAAATTctatcaaaaaactttttattcgTAAGTAATTTCGAATATCTTTAACTTGATGTTAATACCAACTAGGTATAAATCATAATGTATCTGTGTtagatttattatatattacaagtaaaaaaaaaagcactcggtttcaattttaacataATACTCTGTTATATCGCTGTAAAAATCCATTAACATGCTAATAAAACATATTGTTCTATCACATATGCTTCAGAATTTGTAGGTAAATACGTAACTTCAGCTCTGTTGTGCTTTTTCTCGcattgagttttttttttttatctaatatACAACCGTGTAATTGATATcagttaatttattattataataattggttTAAAATGACGACCTGTTAATTGCAGGGCGTTCCTTTTAACTAATAGTATCATTTGAAAAACcataatttaatatatatccaaattatattatatatttttttcaatttataacaaGTTTAACGCAGTTTCTTATTGACTTGGTCTATTAGTTCGTCCACCCTTTGAGAGACCCCGCGAAACTTGTTCGGTTCCGGACCAATCATTTGAATTAGCTGTGGTACTTCCTGTCCGCTGATTTGCGTAAAGCGAGCCAGTGCTTTCATACAACGGAATAATTGCTCCTCGGATGGATTGCTGTTGAAGTACTGTAGAAGTGCCATTGTCAGCTCAACGGCGACGTCATCGAACACCTAAATTGAGAGAGTTCATAAGAACGGCAAAAGTATTGGGTGCCTGAGCCAGTTTCTTAAAAATTGTGCTGAAATGGATTCGCAGTGTTCCTTGGTACCAAA belongs to Neodiprion lecontei isolate iyNeoLeco1 chromosome 5, iyNeoLeco1.1, whole genome shotgun sequence and includes:
- the LOC107222107 gene encoding sodium-independent sulfate anion transporter isoform X1 gives rise to the protein MSNLISMKGSITIEEEEDEDKVESSTCVDKISRFIPILEWFPRYTHLDAVSDLIAGITLGLTMIPQSIAYAALAGVSAQYGLYSAFAGSLIYIFFGKIKEVSIGPTSLMSLLTNEYTRGLPIDFVFLLGFLSGCMELLFGLLNFGFLVDFISTPVTSGFTSATSVIIILGQLERLLGLEYKTSSNVEKIFKAFQHIGDIRIGDTLIGVSSIIFLLTFRRLNNVNLRCRLSEKKQRFVKKLLWFLSIGRNALLILITTIIAFIMERAGKSPFVLSGKVEPGLPSFGLPPFSTQNGNQTYTFVEMCSQLGSGIFIIPLVAVLANVSIAKVFASDKGVDAAQEMRSLGLCNIFGSLVQSMPTCGAFSRSAVSNSSGVRTPLSGLYAGVLTLLALSFLTPYFYYIPRASLAAVLIGAVIFMIEWSIIPILWKGNKKDMAATITTFVACIISVEYGLLFGVTLNILYLLHAWARPNIEISKCKTADGDKYILIKPDIGLYYPAVDFLRNNANQAAVKEGKNILPVVLDCDGFKSIDYTGMKCIEAMINDFEKKGQCLMFIRLNAKVFKKIESLGGIKNLRHAKNEEDIVGKLFYNTVEMTRSATVPIFEQTKSETADNNTIGITQAGRDTADNREEEHEGKPLVSDYQAVIKEFETSEK
- the LOC107222107 gene encoding sodium-independent sulfate anion transporter isoform X2, coding for MSNLSMKGSITIEEEEDEDKVESSTCVDKISRFIPILEWFPRYTHLDAVSDLIAGITLGLTMIPQSIAYAALAGVSAQYGLYSAFAGSLIYIFFGKIKEVSIGPTSLMSLLTNEYTRGLPIDFVFLLGFLSGCMELLFGLLNFGFLVDFISTPVTSGFTSATSVIIILGQLERLLGLEYKTSSNVEKIFKAFQHIGDIRIGDTLIGVSSIIFLLTFRRLNNVNLRCRLSEKKQRFVKKLLWFLSIGRNALLILITTIIAFIMERAGKSPFVLSGKVEPGLPSFGLPPFSTQNGNQTYTFVEMCSQLGSGIFIIPLVAVLANVSIAKVFASDKGVDAAQEMRSLGLCNIFGSLVQSMPTCGAFSRSAVSNSSGVRTPLSGLYAGVLTLLALSFLTPYFYYIPRASLAAVLIGAVIFMIEWSIIPILWKGNKKDMAATITTFVACIISVEYGLLFGVTLNILYLLHAWARPNIEISKCKTADGDKYILIKPDIGLYYPAVDFLRNNANQAAVKEGKNILPVVLDCDGFKSIDYTGMKCIEAMINDFEKKGQCLMFIRLNAKVFKKIESLGGIKNLRHAKNEEDIVGKLFYNTVEMTRSATVPIFEQTKSETADNNTIGITQAGRDTADNREEEHEGKPLVSDYQAVIKEFETSEK